One stretch of Excalfactoria chinensis isolate bCotChi1 chromosome 2, bCotChi1.hap2, whole genome shotgun sequence DNA includes these proteins:
- the NBEAL2 gene encoding neurobeachin-like protein 2 isoform X2: protein MEPCGCPITTSPIQKDLAYLQQWLEAFVMNFEKVIAVPSLEPRRPEEAVSEIPVLPREVLQVLSQRLAQCVGQGPRLGQALLLLKFFIIICRNLENVQTDKTPGFIPEVLALLRICANKLRCGQEDGAQLESVMLYGLHLCECLFDPYQTWRRQLSGEVVSTKEKNKYKFAPAALPQEFDAFFQECFQPGGQLPDELQLRLIHLFGAILSGAKSNALQAITPAALEVLLGVLRRVSSGPPPCSGLLGLTLRSVVAAVHALHASSPGPVPLRMLLDGYFRVLNADPTAVSPEAAGGLIALRVQMLDAIPAMLSCDDRPVLQAVFLSNNCFEHIIRLLQNSKLYLNSPQDASEAYNELSVQPPASNGLQQVLDSSADAIAVHAISVLTAIMSNSPSAKEVFKERIGYAHLYEVLRSQGQPTQRLLQELLNMAVEGDHSSFPARPICNEQPLLLLLAWLPALACRELQLFLSERLRQLCEASLPSRLTCVKAGMVGSLLVALASEPALPPACSENLLELLRVLGRLSIRPGELRQLLRLLRRERGRGAHPYTAPVLRVLSGMARAEGPPRALQYFDLTPGMAGIMVPAVQKWPGGAFAFHAWLCLSEEEFGPPARPKRRQLYSFFTASGTGFEAFFTTDGMLVVAVCTKKDYMTVALPEVAFNDSSWHCIDIVHVAGRRPFGQNVVSIYADGHLRKTAQLRFPSLHESFTSCCIGSAGHRTTTTASSSSHPPPSHGLELTFPPHPVLCRSQSFPATLGPHAWTPLQPPTEGVVSTTAAGSQDTEWGTPTSLEGHLGSVAIFCEVLQQTQVKALFCLGPNIASPFTLEGDLVELSSKLLLYYTPQACRNNICLDLSPSHGLDGRLTGHKVVNWDVKDVVNCVGGMGVLLPLLEQVVTKKEEAEDEQETNDLVGPELTSSRNAQGMLIPLGRSSESRLERNSVAAFLLLVKNFIRNHPVNQESLVQCHGPAIIGALLQKVSSQLLDMSTLMASQILMEQVASEGSGLLLHLLYQHLLFDFRIWSNSDFAVRLGHIQYLANVIKDHKQRIRKKYGVQYILDSIRTYYGSSREKSTATDDIKTVQTSLFSLVKDFFCRSFSGEEMQSLLNYVAAAQDEQQVCGALEVIHSLLKGSPSQEQLFAFLFEPGHVEVLFSLLVQKKFSDEVRERVFRVLYKMLKYEKVPERCKSRLKLKDIGYQGLIACLSDIPCSMLLFRCLSEQVLGADPPNYKDLVAVVYLSHRADLTVRLDICRKLFHLIYAQQDMVRQLARLAGWQDTLTKLYVKESYESRQHSLSHSGSGGCLELLRFTDHPSKETEVGKDSVGSMSPLPAELQEVDVFLPLGYEASDQELSEGFSDHSISPSGRTKSLHSYNFKSFDSSDRASRSSSNPGDVPFDGVYHPLSPFSTSPFDLGLDLASTSSIATAESGAQTPASGPGTPSPLESFKPFPGMRNRKSSSLSNVLDESSYQDALPSDNISNTSNPQQTPEEELCNLLTNIIFSVTWRGVEGCDDAAWRERGQVFSVLTKLGTACELVRSPDEIKRSLLEMMLESALTDLKESGPAVLPGLTHNALKLLRLLQDFLFSEGHNNQALWSEKIYEGVSSLLDKLGVWYHLANGTSDLKEMAQTGLRILVGYTLLQDPQLHSLAYVKLHSLLQTATAPKKDEACYLLGKLETPLQRSLDAKSETFSWLVPIVRTLMDQCYETLQLQQFLPSLPPTNGSPTFYEDFQQFCTTLEWRSFIEKHVQPTMAQFEMDTFAKSHDHMSNFWNACYDAMMSSSLRRERDKADSRKMFQELVLEPVAKRTKAENARHANVLKQANNHHSTVLKQWRSLCRLLTSPRSAWADRNPPEVRWKLSSAETYSRMRLKLVPNLNFDQHLEASALRDNLGADNLHNPAESLPLAMAKEAKVSELEDDQLAEEDLPILDTQAEPKEQNQREKLVVSEDCELITTVAVVPGRLEVTTQHVYFYDGSSEKEETEGGIGYDFKRPLSHLREVHLRRYNLRRSALELFFIDQANYFLNFKKKVRNKVYSCILGLRPPNQIYFGSRSPQELLKASGLTQKWVLREISNFEYLMQLNTIAGRTYNDLSQYPVFPWILQDYVSETLDLTNPSVFRDLSKPIGVANERHARDVKEKYESFEDPTGTVDKFHYGTHYSNAAGVMHYLIRTEPFTTLHIQLQSGRFDCSDRQFHSVPAAWQARMENPVDVKELIPEFFYFPEFLENQNGFDLGCLQISNEKVSDVVLPRWARSREDFIYQHRKALESEYVSAHLHEWIDLIFGYKQRGPAAVEALNVFYYCTYEGAVDLDAIADETQRKALEGIISNFGQTPCQLLKEPHPARMSAESAARRLARLDTRPPNVFENLDQLKSFFVEGISDGVSLVQAVVPKNQAHSFITQGSPDVLVTVSANGLLGTHSWLPYDKNISNYFSFTKDPTVSNAKTQRFLQGPFAPGADLCSRTLAVSPDGKLLFSGGHWDNSLRVTSLGKGKVIGHITRHIDVVTCLALDLCGIYLISGSRDTTCMVWQVLQQGGFSSGLAPKPIQVLYGHDDEVTCVAISTELDMAVSGSKDGTIIIHTIQRGLFMKSLRPPGESSLPAAITHLAVGPEGQIVTQSAVGERASLKDKFTLHLYSVNGKHLASVPLDQEVTAMCVMEEFVVLGTMQCGLEIRDLQSLRPAVNPVPMRVPIHSVSVTKEKSHILVGLEDGKLIVVGAGQPAEVRPGQFHRRLWRSTRRISQVSAGETEYNPTEGKS from the exons ATGGAGCCGTGCGGGTGTCCCATCACCACGTCCCCCATACAG AAGGACCTGGCGTACCTGCAGCAGTGGCTGGAGGCCTTTGTCATGAACTTCGAGAAGGTCATAGCCGTGCCCTCGCTGGAGCCCCGCAG GCCAGAGGAGGCAGTGTCAGAGATCCCAGTGCTGCCACGAGAAGTACTACAGGTGCTAAGCCAGAGGTTGGCACAGTGTGTGGGGCAGGGCCCCCGCCTCGGGCAAGCGTTGCTGCTCCTCAAGTTCTTCATCATCATCTGCAG GAACCTCGAAAATGTCCAGACCGACAAAACCCCCGGCTTCATCCcggaggtgctggcactgctgcgGATCTGTGCCAACAAG CTGCGCTGTGGCCAGGAGGATGGGGCACAGCTGGAGAGCGTGATGCTGTATGGCCTGCACCTCTGCGAGTGCCTCTTTGACCCCTACCAGACCTGGCGACGGCAGCTGAGCGG AGAAGTTGTCAGCACGAAGGAGAAGAACAAATACAAGTTCGCCCCTGCTGCTTTACCCCAAGAGTTCGACGCCTTCTTCCAAG AATGTTTCCAGCCTGGTGGGCAGCTCCCCGATGAGCTCCAGCTCCGACTCATCCACCTCTTTGGAGCCATCCTCTCTGGGGCCAAG TCCAATGCACTGCAAGCCATTACGCCGGCGGcactggaggtgctgctgggagtgcTGCGCCGGGTGAGCTCAGGGCCACCACCATGTTCTGGGCTACTGGGACTGACACTGCGCAGtgtggtggcagctgtgcatgCCCTGCATGCCAGCAGCCCCGGTCCTGTGCCCCTGCGCATGCTGCTGGATGGGTACTTCAGAGTGCTCAATGCCGACCCCACTGCCGTGTCACCAGAGGCGGCCGGAGGGCTCATCGCACTGCGGGTGCAAATGTTGG ATGCCATCCCGGCCATGTTGAGCTGCGATGACCGGCCGGTCCTGCAAGCTGTCTTCTTGAGCAATAACTGCTTTGAGCACATCATCCGCCTCCTCCAGAACAGCAAG CTCTACCTCAACAGTCCACAGGATGCAAGTGAAGCCTACAATGAGCTCTCTGTGCAGCCACCAGCCAGCAATGGGCTCCAGCAG GTCTTAGACAGCAGTGCCGATGCCATCGCAGTCCATGCCATCAGTGTGCTCACAGCCATCATGAGCAATTCACCCTCTGCAAAG GAGGTGTTTAAGGAGCGCATCGGCTATGCCCATCTCTACGAGGTGCTGAGGAGCCAGGGCCAGCCCACGCAGCGCCTGCTCCAGGAGCTCCTCAATATG GCGGTAGAAGGTGACcacagctccttcccagcacGTCCCATCTGCAACGAGCAGCCCCTGCTCCTGCTTCTGGCCTGGCTTCCAGCACTGGCATGCCgtgagctgcagctcttcctttcaGAGCGGCTGCGGCAGCTATGTGAAGCCTCTCTGCCCAGCCGCCTCACCTGTGTCAAGGCAGGCATGGTGGGCAGCCTGCTGGTTGCTCTGGCCTCAGAACCAGCGCTCCCACCTGCCTGCTCCGAAAacctgctggagctgctgcgtGTGCTGGGCAGGCTTTCTATCCGACCTGGCGAGCTACGGCAGCTGTTGAGGCTGCTACGGCGTGAACGGGGCCGAGGTGCACACCCATACACAGCACCTGTCCTGCGGGTGCTCTCAGGCATGGCACGGGCTGAGGGACCCCCACGGGCACTGCAGTACTTTGACCTGACACCTGGCATGGCAGGGATCATGGTGCCTGCCGTCCAGAAGTGGCCTGGAGGTGCCTTCGCCTTCCATGCTTGGCTCTGCCTCAGCGAGGAGGAGTTCGGGCCACCGGCGAGGCCAAAGAGGAGGCAGCTCTACAG cttcttcacaGCCAGTGGGACAGGCTTTGAGGCTTTCTTCACCACCGACGGCATGCTGGTGGTGGCTGTCTGCACCAAGAAGGACTACATGACGGTGGCACTGCCGGAGGTGGCCTTCAACGACTCATCCTGG cactgcattgACATTGTCCATGTCGCTGGCCGCCGGCCATTCGGCCAGAACGTGGTCAGCATCTACGCGGATGGACACCTACGGAAGACAGCACAGCTCCGCTTCCCATCCCTTCATGAG TCCTTCACCTCCTGCTGCATTGGCTCTGCGGGGCACCGCACCACCACAACggcttccagcagcagccacccacCGCCGTCCCATGGGCTGGAGCTGACCTTCCCCCCACACCCCGTGCTCTGCCGCTCACAGTCCTTCCCTGCCACCCTGGGTCCCCACGCCTGGActcccctgcagccccccacTGAGGGGGTGGTGTCCACCACGGCAGCTGGCAGCCAGGATACCGAGTGGGGCACCCCTACTTCTCTCGAGGGCCACCTGGGCTCTGTGGCTATCTTTTGTGAAGTGCTGCAGCAAACCCAGGTCAAGGCACTCTTCTGCCTGG GTCCAAACATCGCATCACCGTTTACACTGGAAGGTGACCTGGTGGAGCTCAGCAGCAAGCTCCTGCTGTACTACACCCCACAG GCCTGCAGAAATAACATCTGCCTGGACCTCTCTCCCAGCCATGGCTTGGACGGGAGGCTGACGGGGCATAAGGTGGTCAACTGGGATGTCAAG GACGTGGTCAACTGCGTGGGTGGGATGGGCGTCCTGCTGCCCCTCCTTGAGCAAGTGGTGACCAAGAAGGAGGAAGCTGAGGATGAGCAGGAAACCAATGACCTGGTAGGGCCAGAGCTGACGTCCTCCAGGAATGCCCAGGGCATGCTCATCCCATTGGGCAGGTCCTCAG AGAGCCGGCTGGAAAGGAACAGCGTGGCTGCCTTCTTGCTGCTGGTGAAGAACTTCATACGCAACCACCCAGTGAACCAGGAGAGCCTGGTGCAGTGCCACGGGCCGGCCATCATCggtgctctgctgcagaag GTGTCCAGCCAGCTGCTGGACATGAGCACACTGATGGCCTCGCAAATCCTGATGGAGCAAGTGGCCTCTGAGGGCAGTGGACTGCTGCTGCACCTCCTCTACCAGCATCTCCTCTTTGATTTCCGCATCTGGAGCAACAGTGACTTTGCTGTCCGATTAG GTCACATCCAGTACCTGGCCAACGTCATCAAGGACCACAAGCAGCGCATCCGCAAGAAATATGGGGTACAATACATTCTCGACTCCATCCGGACGTACTATGG TTCCTCCAGGGAGAAGTCCACAGCTACTGATGACATCAAAACAGTACAGACATCCCTCTTCAGCCTGGTGAAGGATTTCTTCTGCAGGAGCTTCTCTGGAGAGGAGATGCAGAGCTTGCTGAACTATGTGGCCGCAGCACAGGATGAGCAACAG GTCTGCGGAGCACTGGAGGTGATACACAGCCTGCTGAAGGGCTCACCCTCCCAGGAGCAGCTTTTTGCCTTCCTCTTTGAGCCAGGCCATGTGGAAGTCCTCTTCTCACTGCTGGTACAGAAGAAGTTCTCAGATGAAGTACGGGAAAGAGTCTTCAGG GTGCTCTACAAGATGCTGAAGTATGAGAAGGTCCCTGAGCGCTGCAAGAGCCGCTTGAAGTTGAAGGACATTGGGTACCAGGGGCTCATTGCCTGCCTCAGCGACATCCCCTGTTCCATGTTGCTCTTCCGCTGCCTCTCAGAGCAGGTCCTTGGGGCAG ACCCTCCTAACTACAAGGATTTGGTGGCCGTGGTTTACCTGTCTCACCGGGCTGACCTGACCGTCCGGCTCGATATCTGCCGCAAG ctcttccactTGATCTACGCACAGCAGGACATGGTGAGGCAGCTGGCCAGGCTGGCAGGCTGGCAGGACACCCTCACCAAGCTGTACGTCAAGGAATCCTATGAGTCCCGCCAGCACAGCCTCAGCCACTCGGGCAGTGGGGGCTGCCTCGAGCTCCTCCGCTTCACAGACCACCCCAGCAAGGAGACTGAGGTGGGCAAGGACAGTGTGGGCAGCATGAGCCCACTGCCAGCCGAGCTGCAGGAGGTGGATGTCTTCCTGCCTCTGGGCTACGAAGCCTCGGACCAGGAGCTCTCTGAGGGCTTCTCCGACCACTCCATCTCGCCCAGCGGCCGCACCAAGTCCTTGCACTCCTACAACTTCAAGTCCTTCGACTCCTCCGACCGAGCGAGCCGCTCTTCCTCCAACCCTGGGGATGTCCCCTTTGATGGTGTCTACCACCCACTCTCACCTTTCTCCACCTCACCCTTCGACTTGGGGCTCGACCTGGCCAGCACCAGCTCCATCGCCACAGCCGAGAGTGGTGCACAGACACCCGCCAGCGGCCCTGGAACTCCTTCACCCCTGGAGAGCTTCAAACCCTTTCCAGGGATGCGAAACCGCAAGAGCTCCAGCCTCTCCAACGTGCTGGATGAGAGCAGCTACCAGGACGCTCTGCCTAGCGACAACATCTCCAACACCAGCAACCCCCAG CAAACGCCTGAGGAGGAGCTGTGCAACCTCCTGACCAACATCATCTTCTCGGTGACGTGGCGTGGGGTGGAGGGCTGTGATGATGCTGCATGGAGGGAACGCGGCCAGGTCTTCTCCGTCCTCACCAAGCTGGGCACAGCGTGTGAGCTGGTGCGGTCCCCTGATGAGATCAAGCGCAG CTTGCTGGAGATGATGCTGGAATCAGCGCTGACGGACCTGAAGGAGTCAGGGCCAGCCGTGCTACCCGGTCTCACCCACAATGCACTTAAGCTGCTACGGCTGCTCCAGGACTTCTTGTTCTCTGAGGGACACAACAACCAAGCCCTGTGGAGTGAGAAG ATCTACGAGGGGGTGAGCAGCCTGCTAGACAAGCTGGGCGTCTGGTATCACCTGGCCAATGGCACCTCTGACCTCAAGGAGATGGCCCAGACAGGGCTGCGCATCCTGGTGGGCTACACCCTACTGCAGGACCCCCAG CTGCACTCACTGGCCTACGTGAAGCTGCACAGTCTGCTGCAGACTGCCACAGCCCCCAAAAAAGATGAAGCTTGCTACCTGCTGGGCAAGCTGGAGACCCCACTGCAACGTTCACTGGATGCCAAATCAGAGACTTTCTCCTGGCTGGTGCCCATTGTGCGCACGCTTATGGATCAGTGCTACGAGACTCTGCAGTTACAGCAGTTCCTGCCCTCGTTGCCTCCCACCAATGGCAGCCCCACGTTCTATGAGGACTTCCAGCAGTTCTGCACCACCCTTGAGTGGAGGAGCTTCATTGAGAAGCAC GTGCAGCCCACCATGGCCCAGTTTGAGATGGACACATTTGCCAAAAGCCACGACCACATGTCCAACTTCTGGAACGCCTGCTACGATGCCATGATGAGCAGCTCCCTGCGGAGGGAGAGGGACAAGGCAGACAGCCGGAAAATGTTCCAG GAGCTGGTTCTGGAGCCAGTGGCAAAACGCACCAAGGCTGAAAATGCCCGTCATGCCAATGTGCTCAAGCAAGCCAACAACCaccacagcacagtgctgaagcAGTGGCGCTCCTTGTGCCGCCTCCTCACTTCACCTCGCTCTGCCTGGGCTGACCG GAACCCACCTGAGGTTCGCTGGAAGCTGTCAAGTGCTGAGACTTACTCCAGGATGCGGCTGAAGCTGGTGCCCAACCTGAATTTTGACCAGCACTTGGAGGCCAGCGCTCTGCGGGACAACCTGG GAGCTGATAACCTCCACAACCCTGCCGAGTCCCTCCCACTCGCCATGGCCAAGGAGGCTAAGGTGAGCGAGCTGGAGGATGACCAGCTGGCCGAGGAGGATCTCCCCATCCTGGACACCCA GGCTGAGCCCAAGGAACAGAACCAGAGGGAAAAGCTGGTGGTCTCAGAGGACTGCGAGCTCATCACAACAGTGGCTGTTGTCCCTGGCCGTCTGGAGGTGACAACTCAGCACGTCTACTTCTACGATGGCAGCAGTGAAAAAGAGGAGACAGAGGGAG ggaTTGGCTATGACTTCAAACGCCCCTTGTCCCACCTGCGCGAGGTCCACCTGCGCCGCTACAACCTGCGCCGCTCTGCACTTGAGCTCTTCTTCATCGACCAGGCCAACTACTTCCTCAACTTTAAAAAGAAG gtgagGAACAAGGTCTACTCCTGCATCCTGGGTTTACGGCCCCCCAACCAGATCTACTTTGGCAGCCGCTCGCCCCAGGAGCTTCTGAAAGCCTCAGGGCTCACCCAG AAATGGGTTTTGCGGGAGATCTCCAACTTTGAGTACCTCATGCAGCTCAATACGATTGCAGGACGCACCTACAATGACCTCTCACAGTACCCTGTG TTCCCCTGGATCCTGCAGGACTACGTTTCAGAGACGCTTGACCTCACCAACCCGTCTGTGTTTCGGGACCTGTCCAAACCCATTGGGGTTGCCAACGAGAGGCACGCACGGGATGTGAAGGAGAA GTATGAGAGCTTTGAAGACCCCACGGGCACTGTGGACAAGTTTCACTACGGCACGCACTACTCTAATGCAGCAGGCGTCATGCACTACTTGATCCGCACTGAGCCCTTCACCACGCTGCACATCCAGCTGCAGAGCGGCCG GTTCGACTGCTCAGACCGGCAGTTCCACTCGGTGCCAGCAGCATGGCAAGCCCGCATGGAGAACCCAGTGGACGTCAAGGAGCTCATCCCTGAATTCTTTTACTTCCCTGAATTCTTGGAGAACCAGAATG GCTTTGATCTGGGCTGCCTGCAGATATCCAACGAGAAGGTGAGCGATGTGGTGCTGCCGCGGTGGGCACGCTCCCGTGAGGACTTCATCTACCAACACCGTAAAGCCctg GAATCAGAGTACGTCTCGGCCCACCTCCACGAGTGGATCGATCTCATTTTTGGGTACAAACAGCGAGGCCCGGCCGCTGTGGAGGCCCTCAACGTCTTCTACTACTGCACATATGAGG GTGCTGTGGACCTGGATGCCATCGCTGATGAGACACAGAGGAAGGCTTTGGAGGGTATCATCAGCAACTTTGGGCAGACACCCTGCCAGCTGCTGAAG GAGCCCCATCCTGCCCGGATGTCGGCTGAGAGCGCAGCCCGAAGGCTTGCGCGCCTGGACACCCGTCCACCCAACGTCTTTGAGAACCTGGACCAGCTCAAGTCCTTCTTTGTAGAG GGCATTAGTGATGGTGTGTCCTTGGTGCAAGCTGTGGTCCCCAAGAACCAGGCTCATTCCTTCATCACTCAGGGATCCCCCGACGTCCTG GTCACCGTGAGTGCCAACGGCTTGCTGGGGACCCACAGCTGGCTGCCCTATGACAAGAACATCTCCAACTACTTCAGCTTCACCAAAGACCCCACTGTTTCCAATGCAAA GACCCAGCGTTTCCTGCAGGGCCCCTTTGCCCCCGGTGCCGACCTGTGCTCCCGCACTCTGGCTGTGTCCCCTGATGGGAAACTGCTCTTCAGCGGGGGACACTGGGACAACAGCCTGCGTGTTACCTCGCTGGGCAAGGGGAAGGTCATTGGGCACATCACCCGGCACATAG ATGTTGTTACCTGCCTGGCACTCGACCTGTGTGGCATCTACCTCATTTCTGGGTCCCGAGACACCACCTGCATGGTGTGGCAGGTCCTGCAGCAG GGCGGGTTTTCCAGCGGCTTGGCCCCCAAACCCATCCAGGTCCTGTACGGCCACGACGACGAGGTGACGTGCGTGGCCATCAGCACCGAGCTGGACATGGCTGTCTCAGGCTCCAAG GATGGCACCATCATCATCCACACCATCCAACGGGGGCTCTTCATGAAGTCCCTGCGGCCTCCTGGTGAGAGCTCGCTGCCTGCTGCCATCACCCACCTGGCTGTGGGGCCAGAGGGGCAGATCGTCACCCAGAGCGCCGTGGGCGAGCGTGCTTCCCTGAAG GATAAATTCACGCTGCACCTCTACTCAGTGAATGGGAAGCACCTTGCCTCTGTGCCATTGGACCAGGAGGTGACGGCCATGTGTGTGATGGAGGAGTTTGTGGTACTGGGGACCATGCAGTGTGGGCTGGAGATCCGTGACCTCCAGAG CCTCCGGCCAGCAGTGAACCCCGTGCCCATGCGGGTGCCCATCCACAGTGTGTCGGTTACCAAGGAGAAGAGCCACATccttgtggggctggaggatgGCAAGTTGATCGTGGTGGGCGCCGGGCAACCCGCAGAG GTGCGCCCCGGCCAGTTCCACCGGCGGCTCTGGCGTTCCACCCGCCGCATCTCCCAGGTCTCAGCCGGTGAGACGGAGTACAACCCCACCGAGGGCAAGTCCTAG